DNA sequence from the Delphinus delphis chromosome 7, mDelDel1.2, whole genome shotgun sequence genome:
GGGCCCCCAGCACAGCCCGAAGAGCAACGTGGCTCCAGCCTGTGCCCTGGCCTGCCGCCAGGTGAGGGCGCGGGCCAGGGCCGAGGGCGCGCCGCGGCACACGGCCCGCTCCAGCCGGCGGATGTCCTGTAGCTGACGGCGGGCGGTGGCCAGCACGTGGACCGAGAGAAGGGCGGCAGCGCCCACGGCGGGCAGCAGGACCCCATAGACTTCGAGGTAGAGGTAGGGGGCTGGGAAGACAGCCTGGGAGCTGCAGTTGGCCCCAGGGGCCCAGTGGTTccagcccagggcaggcaggCTGGCAAAGAGCAGGGGGCCAGCCCAGGTGAGGAGCAGGGCCATCTGGGTGCTCCCGCGGGGCCGCAGAGGCCGCAGCACTGCCATGTAGCGCTCCCCGTGCACCAGCAGGAGGTTGGCaagcagggagaggaaggagaaattggGAGCCAAGTAGAGGAAGAGGCAGGACCAGTAGCCTCGGCGGCTCTGGTTCCATAGGCCTGGCAGCACGGGCAGCGCCAGCCCGGTGAGCAGCCCGGCCAGCAGCAGGCTCAGGAAGAAGCAGCCAGCGGGTGGGCCGCGCAGGCGGTGGTCCCTGGCGATGCCCAGGGCCAGGAACAGGTTGGCAGCGACGATGAGGCTTGCCAGGGCCAGGGAGAGCCCCAGGGCCCCTGCGGGAATGGGGCTGGGCATCTCCCTGGTGCTGTTGGGTGTCATCTTGGGCCTGGGGACGGGGGAGACCTGGAGCAGCAGCGGGCGTGCCTAGATGGAAGATGGGGCAACCGGAGTTAGGGTGGGGCTGCAGGTCACTGTCTGCTCGGCAAGGCTGCACATTAATCCAGAGGTCGCAGACCAACAGACTGTGGGCCATA
Encoded proteins:
- the GPBAR1 gene encoding G-protein coupled bile acid receptor 1 — translated: MTPNSTREMPSPIPAGALGLSLALASLIVAANLFLALGIARDHRLRGPPAGCFFLSLLLAGLLTGLALPVLPGLWNQSRRGYWSCLFLYLAPNFSFLSLLANLLLVHGERYMAVLRPLRPRGSTQMALLLTWAGPLLFASLPALGWNHWAPGANCSSQAVFPAPYLYLEVYGVLLPAVGAAALLSVHVLATARRQLQDIRRLERAVCRGAPSALARALTWRQARAQAGATLLFGLCWGPYVATLLLSVLAYEQRPPLGPGTLLSLISLGSASAAAVPVAMGLGDQRYTAPWRAAAQKWLRVLRGRPQGSPGPSPAYHTSNQSSMDLDLN